The genomic region CGCGCGTCAGCGACAAGACGATCCAGGCGGATGGCTCGGTGACGGTGTCGGTGGATGTCACCAACGCGGGCGGCATGGACGGCGACGAGGTCGTCCAACTGTACGTCGCGCATCCCGGCAAGGACGGCGCTGCCATCCGCACGTTGCAGGGCTTCGAAAGGGTGCACCTGAAGAAGGGCGAGACGCGCACGGTTCGCTTCGCGCTGAAGGACCGACAGCTCAGCTACGTGGACCCGCAGGGCCGCCGTCGCATTTCCACCGGCCAGGTCGACCTCTGGGTTGGTGGCGGCCAGCCGGCATCGTGGCCGGGGCACACCCCGGCGGCCGGAGCAGCCGCTTCATTCGCGATCTCTGGCGAGAAGCTGCTGCCGCGCTGAAACATTGCCAGTGGCTCCGATCACGCCGCTGCCGGTTCGGATCATCGGACGCGCCCCTGCCGCAGGGGTGCGTCCAAATGCCGCTGGCAAACAACTTCGCTCGGTCGCTATGGATGCGCCATGACCAAGGCCTCCCAGCCCACCATCAACGACGTCGCGCGTCTCGCCGGCGTTTCGAAGAAGACGGTCAGCCGCGTCATCAACAACAGCGACCTTCTGAACGAGGACACGCGCAAGCGCGTCGAGCAGGTGATCGCCGAGCTGGGTTATACGCCCAATCCGCAGGCGCGTGCGCTGGCGCTGCGCCGCAATTTCGTGATCGCGCTGATCCACGACAATCCCAATGCGCAGATGGTGCTGGGCGTGCAGCACGGACTTCTGGAGGTGCTGCGCGACACCGAATTCGAGCTGCTGGTCCACCCCGTCGATCGCGGTGACCCGGAGATGCTGGGTGAAATCCGCCGCTTCCTTGAACGCCAGCGCCCCTATGGCGTGATGCTGTTGCCGCCGATTTCCGAGAACGACCAGCTCGCCGGTCTCTGCGCGTCCATCGGCTGCCGCTATGTCCGCATGGGATCGGCCCCATTCGATGTGCCGGAGCGCATGGTCGCCTCCAACGACCGCGAAACGGTCCGCCACGCGATCGGCCATCTGATCGAGGCGGGTCACCGCCACATCTGCGTCATCGCGGGTCCCCGCGGCTTCCGCTCCGCGCTCGAACGCCAATCTGGCTACGAGGAAGCGATGAAGGCTGCCGGACTGCCGTTCGACCGCACCTGGATCGCACCCGGCGACTATACCTTCGATTCCGGCATGCGCGCGACTGAGCGGCTGCTCGACCTCTCGCCCCGCCCCACCGCGATCTTTTCCTCCAACGACGAGATGGCGGCGGGCGCCATCCATGTTGCCCGGCAGCGCGGGCTGGAGATTCCGGCCGACCTGTCGATCATCGGCTTCGACGACACCACCATCGCGTCGCACCTCTGGCCCCCGCTCACCACCGTGCGCTGGCCGATCGAGACCATGGCGCGGGCGGCCGCGCTCAAGCTCATCGGCAACAGTGTCGGTGACGAGGACGGCGAGCACGCGCTGTTCCTGTCGACGCTGATCCGGCGCGCCTCGGTCGCGGCACCGTCCACCTAAAGATATCTGACAAATTGGCTGGACAGTCTCCAGCCGCTTTTGCATCCTTCCGCCTACTGCCGGCGGGCCGCCCGCCTCCCTTTCTGCCCGAGGCCGTTCGATGACCAAGCTTTCGCTTCACCCTGATCGGCTGCTGCCGGCCGATCCGACCACCCGGTCGATCGCGCGGCGACTGTACGAGCGCATCGCGGGCCTTCCGATCCTCTCGCCCCATGGGCACACCGATCCGGCTTGGTTCGATCGCAACGAGCTGTTCGGCAATCCGGCCAGCCTCCTGATCATCCCGGACCATTATGTCTTTCGCATGCTCTACAGCCAGGGCGTGCCGCTGGAGGAACTGGGCGTACCCCGCGTCGACGGCGGGCCCACCGAGGCCAATCCGCGCGCGATCTGGCGCCGCTTCGCCAGCCACTATTACCTGTTCCGCGGCACCCCATCGCGCATGTGGCTCGACTGGGTGTTCGCCGAAATCTTCGGGCTCGACGAGGTGCTGTCCGCCGCCAACGCCGAAACCTATTACGACACCATCGACGCCGCGCTGAAGCAGGAGGCGTTCCGCCCCCGCGCGCTGTTCGAGCGCTTCAACATCGAGGCAATCGCCACCACCGAGGGTCCGCTGGACCCGCTCGACCACCATCGCGCGATCCGCGCGAGCGGATGGCAGGGCAAGGTCATCACAACCTATCGCCCCGACCCCGCGCTCGACCCCGAGTTCGAAGGCTTCCGGCAGAACGTCGAGCGATTGGGGGAACTGGCCCGCGAGGACGTGTCGAGCTGGAAGGGGTACCTGCGGGCGCACGAAAACCGCCGCGCCTATTTCCGCGAGGTCGGCGGCGCGACCGCGACCGACCACGGCCACCCCAGCGCCGCGACCGCGGACCTTTCCGAGGCAGAAGCCGAGCGCCTCTATGCCCGCGTCCGCTCCGGCAGCTGCACGGCCGCCGAGGCCGAGCTGTTCCGCGCCCAGATGCTCACCGAAATGGCCCGGATGAGCATCGACGACGGCATGACGCTCCAGATCCACCCCGGCGTCCACCGCAACCACAATGCGACCCTCATGGCGCAGTTCGGCCGCGACAAGGGCGCCGAC from Sphingomonas sp. JUb134 harbors:
- a CDS encoding LacI family DNA-binding transcriptional regulator; this translates as MTKASQPTINDVARLAGVSKKTVSRVINNSDLLNEDTRKRVEQVIAELGYTPNPQARALALRRNFVIALIHDNPNAQMVLGVQHGLLEVLRDTEFELLVHPVDRGDPEMLGEIRRFLERQRPYGVMLLPPISENDQLAGLCASIGCRYVRMGSAPFDVPERMVASNDRETVRHAIGHLIEAGHRHICVIAGPRGFRSALERQSGYEEAMKAAGLPFDRTWIAPGDYTFDSGMRATERLLDLSPRPTAIFSSNDEMAAGAIHVARQRGLEIPADLSIIGFDDTTIASHLWPPLTTVRWPIETMARAAALKLIGNSVGDEDGEHALFLSTLIRRASVAAPST
- the uxaC gene encoding glucuronate isomerase, whose amino-acid sequence is MTKLSLHPDRLLPADPTTRSIARRLYERIAGLPILSPHGHTDPAWFDRNELFGNPASLLIIPDHYVFRMLYSQGVPLEELGVPRVDGGPTEANPRAIWRRFASHYYLFRGTPSRMWLDWVFAEIFGLDEVLSAANAETYYDTIDAALKQEAFRPRALFERFNIEAIATTEGPLDPLDHHRAIRASGWQGKVITTYRPDPALDPEFEGFRQNVERLGELAREDVSSWKGYLRAHENRRAYFREVGGATATDHGHPSAATADLSEAEAERLYARVRSGSCTAAEAELFRAQMLTEMARMSIDDGMTLQIHPGVHRNHNATLMAQFGRDKGADIPMATDFVGALHPLLSRYGSDPRLNIILFTLDEDSYARELAPLAGHYPSLRLGPPWWFNDSPEGMRRFRERVTETAGFYNTVGFNDDTRAFLSIPARHDVARRMDCAFLARLVAEHRLPEDEAHEVAQALTYDLVKQAYKL